In Devosia litorisediminis, the genomic stretch GGGCGCGAATTAACCCGCGCCAGCGCCACATCTAGCGAAGTTGATCTCAAGGCGATTTGAATGGAATTGGCCGATATTCTGGCTGAGCGCGCCGTGCTGTTCTGCACGGACATAACAGCAAAAAGCCAGCTATTCGAAGTTCTTGCTGAACGTGCTGCTGAACTGACCGGGCACCCCAAGGCTGAACTCCTCGATGCCATCACTGGCCGCGAGGAACTTGGCTCGACTGGCCTGGGCAATGGCATCGCGATTCCGCATGGCAAGATTGCCGGCCTGAACGGCGTTACCGCGCTGTTTGCCCGGCTTGAACAGCCTATCGAGTTCGACGCTGTCGACGATCAACCGGTCGATCTGGTGATCATGTTGCTGGCCCCCACCGGGGCCGGCGCCGATCATCTCAAGGCCCTCTCGCGCGTGGCCCGTTTGCTGCGCACCGAGTCGGTGGTTGAGGATCTGCGCCGTCTCAGCGATCCGGACCGGCTGCATGCCGTGCTGACCGAACCACTGGCCACGCACTACGCCGCCTGATTGGCTGCCCATGAATCACAAAAGCCCTCCGGCGCGCAGTGCCGGAGGGCTTTTTCATGTCGTGCGAAAATTGGTGGGCTAGTGCAGCGTGGCCAGGCCCAGATTGGTTTCGCCAAGCCACTCGCTGACCGCATCGGCCGTGTCGGTCACCAGCAGCGGTGTGCCATCGGCGGACATCAAAAGCTGATATTCGGCTGACGCCTCGAACTCTGCGTCAGTAATCAGTGTGCCCAGCACGGCGCCAGTCACGGGTCGC encodes the following:
- a CDS encoding PTS sugar transporter subunit IIA, with amino-acid sequence MELADILAERAVLFCTDITAKSQLFEVLAERAAELTGHPKAELLDAITGREELGSTGLGNGIAIPHGKIAGLNGVTALFARLEQPIEFDAVDDQPVDLVIMLLAPTGAGADHLKALSRVARLLRTESVVEDLRRLSDPDRLHAVLTEPLATHYAA
- a CDS encoding DUF1150 family protein, whose amino-acid sequence is MYEKRNDETVADHVIHPLKDLTRAQFAALGGDAVAYLRPVTGAVLGTLITDAEFEASAEYQLLMSADGTPLLVTDTADAVSEWLGETNLGLATLH